The region TCCCGCCCATGGTCATCCAGATGATCGCGGTGGGAGAGCGCACCGGCGGGCTTTCTGAGATGCTCATCAAGATCTCCGATTTCTACGATGACGAAGTGGATGCGGCGGTGGAAACCCTTACCTCCATGATCGAACCGATGGTGATCGTGGTTTTGGGATCCATCATCGGCGGGGTTCTGGTGGCCATGTACCTGCCCATGTTCGAGATGGCCAACACGGTCGGTTGAACGACGTGGAAGCCGGCCTTCCGGGACCGGAGCTGGCCGCGGAAGGCAATAGGGGAAGTAACGTCCACTCCGAGTCCGAAGAAGTCGGCCTCGACATCCTGGCGGTCGTCGTATCCCGGGTCGTCATGTTCGGCGTCCTGTTCTGGACGGTCCTCGCCCTCGGCCAGGAATCCCTGGCCCGCGGGCTTGTCCTAATCTACGGCGTCTCCACCATCCTCTACCTGGCGACTTGGATCGTCGCCTACCGTTCGCGCGGGGCTTCGCCCATCGGCTTCCTCTTGTTCTTCCAGTTCCTGGTCGAAGTCTCCGTGGAGGGGGCGATCTTCTATGCCAACGGGGCATACCTCTCCGATTACGGGTTGCTTTTCATCCTCACCATCCTCGGTTCCGGCTTTTTCTTCGGCTTCCGCGGCTCGCTGATCATGGCCGCCCTGGCCTCGGCCCTCCTAGGCTACGCGGGTTTGCTGCATTTGGGCCTACGCGACCCCTTCGGCATCGATCTACCCAATTTAATGGTCGAAACCGTGCAGGTTAGGTTCTTCCTTTATGCCACTTTGTTCTTCATGGTCGCCCTGCTTTCCTCTTCCTTGTCGGGAAGGCTCGCCGCGGCACGCCAGGCCTTGGCGGCCGGACGTCGCGATCAGGAGCTCTACCAGTTCAGCGCGGAAAGCGTCATGAACGATCTTCCTACCGGGCTCCTCTTCTTCGATGCCATGGACGGGCTCAAGCTCAAGAACCGGCCTGCCGAGGAATGGATCGGAAGGGCTTTGGAACCCGGTATGAGCCTATCGGGAGTGATGGGCGGGCTCTTGCGGGACGGGGTGTTGGACGAAATCCACTCGATGCGTGAAGCTTTCCCCATGCGCGAACTCGCTGTGGAAACGGCCCAAGGCGTTCCCCTGCATGTCCAAATCAAAATCTTGGCTAGGGAAGGCCGTTATCTGGGATGCGTTTTCATCCTTTTCGATTTCACCCAGGAACGACGCATGGCCCGCACCTTGATGCGCTCGGAGCGCATGGCCGCCTTGGGGGCCATGTCGGCGCGGATAGCCCATGAGATCCGCAATCCACTGGCTTCCATCAGCGGTTCGGCGCAGCTGCTCGGGGAACTCCCCTTGGCCTCCGATTCGGATCGCAAGTTAGTCAGCCTGATCGTTACCGAATCCACGCGCCTGAACCGAATCCTATCCGGCCTCCTGGATTACGCCCGGGACCGCGCGCCCTCGCTCCGAGAGGTGTCCGTAGCCGAGATTTTCAGGAAAATCCGCTCTTTGCTCGAAAAGGATCCCTGCTTCCGTCCGGAACTTGTCATCGTGCGGCAATTAGTGGAGAATGGGGACATTCGCTTCCGTAGCGATCCGGACCTATTGGTCCAGGTCCTGTTGAACGTTGCCTTGAACGCGGTCCAGGCCTTGCCGGAAGGCAGGGGCACGCTGGAATTCTCGGCCCGGCAAGCCGGAGATAACGTGAGCCTGGAAGTGAAGGACGATGGTTGCGGCATGGGCAAGGAAGCGGCGGCAAGGGCCTTCGAGCCGTTCTATACCAGCAAGCCCAACGGGACCGGGCTGGGACTGGCCGCCAGCCTCCATTATGTGCAGGCCTTGGAAGGAAATATTACTTTGGAATCTTCGGAAGGGACGGGCACCACCGTCGCCATCAACCTGCCCAAGAATCAGCACGGGATCGGATCGGTAAAGCATGGAAATTAAGATGCGTGCCAACGGCAAATGGACCGTGCTCGACATCAGCGGGCACATCAAGGGCAGTGAAGTGTCCCATTTCCGCGCAGCCATCCAGCGGGCCATTTCGGAAAAGAAGCTCTTTCTGGTCGCGAACATGGCGGATGTGGGTTTCATAGATAGCTCGGGCGTGGGCATGCTTATCACCTGCCACCAAGATCTCAAGGCCGCTGGTGGACGCTTGGTGCTAATGCGCCTTTCGGACGATATCTATGATCTCTTCGAGATGACGTCCATCGATCGGCTCTTCGAAATCGTCGATAATGAAGAAGAACTCGCCTCACGTTGAGTTTTTTGCGGAAAGGCCGGGCTGGCCGGTTCTTTTCCTGCGAAAATCGTTTAAGTTCGTCCTCTTCCCATCCGATAATCTGGAATAGAGGAAGATGGCCATGAAAATCGATAGAATCTCCCAGATATTCGGAATGGACCTGCAGAAGGTCTCCGGGTCGGGAAAAGGCCCGGAGAAGGCGGAAAAGACTACCAAGTCGGATTCCGTGTCCCTCTCCAAGCAGGCCAAGGAGCTTTCCAGCTCCTCTACCGAATCCATCGCCCGCCACGTCGACGCGCTTCCCGACATCCGCGCGGACAAGGTGCAGGATGCCAAGGAGAAGATTGCTTCCGGGTATTTCAATACTCCCCAGTTCGATGAAGAACTCGCGAGCCGGTTGATGAAGGACTTCGGGTTCTAACCGGATTCCCGGCTTCGGCCGCACGTTTTCACGAAATCCCCCCCGTCATGCGCATGTTACCCATCCTGGTGTTCGCCGCCTACGCGGCCGCGGTACCCACGCAAAATTCCCGCGCCGATTCTGCCGCCGCCCACGCGAAGAAATCCGTTCAGAACGCGGCCACGGCCAAATCCGCGTCGCCAAAACCCAAGCCCCAACCTACCGAATCCCATGACCAAGAAAGCGGGCGATCGCCTTCCTCGGCGTCCCGTCCTGATACTTCCTTCGCCCGGGCTTCGGAATGGGAATCCGCCGAGCCTGAAATCCTCGAATACGCGGTCAAGCGCCCAGGGGCGGAGGGTGATAGCCGCGGCAGGGGGCGCTTGCTTACCGAGCGACTGTTCCTGCGCCCGGACGGAACCACCTTGCGCCCTTCGGATGGCGCGGACGGGGAAAGGGATGCGACCGATATCCTGAACGCGGCGCTTTTGGAAGAGGAAGGAGGCGATGTCCCATTCTCGATAGAAACCGTGTGCCAATTTACCCGCAAGGGTAAGTTCAGCTTGCTCCGCCAAGAAGAGAGCCTGCAAGGCTGGCCCGGGACCACGCACCGAAGCTTGGATTGCCGCAGCCAGCCGCCCCGCCTGCGGGTCTCCTCAAGCGGCGGGGAAGCCCCGCGGGACACGCTGCTGGCCCGATGGCCCGTATACACTGAAGCCATGCTATTCACCTACCTACGGGCGATTCCGCAGCATGCGGGATATCATGAAGAGGTCTGGCTGCAAGACTGGGGAAGGGAAGGAAGCTTTCATCCCGTTCCCCGCTATGCGGAGATCACCGTGCATGCCAAGGAAATGGGAGTCCGGGACGTGGATACCTGGTACGTGACGGTAGATCGGGACGATGGCCGCCGAATGCAATTCTGGATCGGCGCATCGGGATTGCATGCCGTAGTCGTCGCCGAACTTTCCGATGGGACGGAATGGATCCTGAAGGGAATCTCCCGGAAAAAATATCGGCTTTGGTGAAGAGCACCGGCTTATCCGGCTTCACCTGATTTCACCTTCTTTCACTCCTTTTCACCAACCTCTTCACCTTCCCCCGTGATTCCGGCCCTTTTAAGGGCCGCGCAGCGGTTATTCCGAATGGCACCGCCTTTGCATTCCCTTCCCTTCGACCCGAATGGCGATAAGCCTGGAGGGCCAATGAACCCGGCCGCTTTCGAAAGGAAGCTGCCGCAAAAATGGACCAAAGGAGAAAAGATGTCCAAAGGAATCGAAATCACCGAGATCAACGTACACCCCGTAAAGAACAAGCTGCCCGACAGCCCGTTGGAAGCCTTCGTGCGGGTGGTACTGAACGATCAGCTGGTGATCAACAGTATTCGCGTGGTGAAAGGGAAGTTCGGATTGTTCGTGTCCTTCCCCCGTGAGTTCGACAAGGATAAAGGCAAGGGATACGGATATTGC is a window of Fibrobacterota bacterium DNA encoding:
- the flgM gene encoding flagellar biosynthesis anti-sigma factor FlgM, translated to MKIDRISQIFGMDLQKVSGSGKGPEKAEKTTKSDSVSLSKQAKELSSSSTESIARHVDALPDIRADKVQDAKEKIASGYFNTPQFDEELASRLMKDFGF
- a CDS encoding SpoVG family protein → MSKGIEITEINVHPVKNKLPDSPLEAFVRVVLNDQLVINSIRVVKGKFGLFVSFPREFDKDKGKGYGYCFPITRSLHEYMSEKILSEYRLAAAA
- a CDS encoding STAS domain-containing protein translates to MRANGKWTVLDISGHIKGSEVSHFRAAIQRAISEKKLFLVANMADVGFIDSSGVGMLITCHQDLKAAGGRLVLMRLSDDIYDLFEMTSIDRLFEIVDNEEELASR